Proteins from a single region of Bdellovibrio bacteriovorus HD100:
- a CDS encoding ABC transporter permease codes for MIDIKGIRKSYQMGDTKVDVLKGISLKIERGDFVAIMGPSGSGKSTLMHILGLLDVPSEGSYNLNGREVADLSEDELAIVRREEIGFIFQQFNLLPRMEAWQNVSLPLIYSEDGFSYDKAQALLDKVGLAERIHHKSNELSGGQQQRIAIARSLINNPRIIFADEPTGNLDSKSEKEIIQILHKLNDQGITVIVVTHEEEIGQQAKRLIRLRDGVIQSDERLQALPAAPTTAQEKRQEKTAKWPVREMIEHLHQGFQTLAANKVRSGLSMLGILIGVAAVVGMLALGTGARQSIEKQLSSLGSNLLVLRAGNVRVGGVMQESGVRIRISLDDVSTIKNQISGIKDVSPSSSGRGQITYLNKNWNTQVMGVAPAYEQMRASTPIFGRFFSEEENQRRTLVAVIGTTVARELFGEKSPIGEMIKINKVNFRVIGVLPEKGAAGPQDQDDRILVPVVTAMYRLFGRNYVDSVDIEVRDAADIPEVQDSLQELMNKRHRVPVSSQGDAFNVFNMADIQQALNSTSQTLSMLLASIAAISLVVGGIGIMNIMLVSVTERTKEIGLRKAIGARRRDILLQFLAESIVVSVCGGLLGIALGVGFSLLISKVLGWSTVVSAGSVILSFGFSALIGIVFGSYPASKASKLHPIEALRYE; via the coding sequence ATGATCGATATCAAAGGCATACGTAAATCCTATCAGATGGGCGACACGAAAGTGGACGTTCTGAAGGGCATCAGTCTGAAGATTGAGCGGGGGGATTTCGTGGCCATCATGGGCCCCTCAGGTTCCGGCAAATCCACGCTGATGCACATTCTGGGGCTGTTGGATGTTCCCAGTGAAGGCAGTTACAACCTCAATGGCCGTGAAGTGGCGGATCTCAGTGAAGACGAGCTGGCCATTGTTCGCCGGGAAGAAATCGGTTTTATTTTTCAGCAGTTCAATCTGCTTCCGCGCATGGAAGCCTGGCAAAACGTGTCCCTGCCGCTGATTTACAGCGAGGATGGGTTTAGCTATGACAAGGCTCAAGCGCTTTTGGATAAGGTCGGCCTGGCGGAAAGAATCCATCATAAGTCCAACGAACTTTCCGGGGGCCAGCAACAGCGTATCGCCATTGCCAGATCGCTGATCAACAATCCCCGTATTATTTTCGCCGATGAACCCACGGGAAATCTGGATTCAAAGAGCGAAAAAGAAATCATTCAGATCCTGCACAAGCTGAACGATCAGGGGATCACCGTCATCGTCGTCACCCACGAAGAAGAAATCGGCCAGCAGGCCAAGCGTTTGATCCGTCTGCGTGACGGTGTGATTCAATCCGACGAGCGCCTTCAGGCATTGCCCGCGGCGCCCACAACCGCGCAGGAAAAACGACAGGAAAAGACGGCAAAATGGCCGGTGCGCGAGATGATTGAGCATCTTCATCAGGGATTCCAAACCCTGGCGGCAAACAAAGTCCGCTCTGGACTTTCCATGCTGGGGATCTTAATCGGAGTCGCCGCCGTTGTGGGAATGCTGGCGCTGGGGACGGGTGCTCGTCAAAGCATTGAAAAACAATTGTCCTCTTTGGGTTCGAATCTTCTGGTCCTGCGCGCAGGCAATGTGCGTGTGGGCGGGGTGATGCAGGAATCCGGTGTGCGCATTCGGATTTCTTTGGATGATGTCAGCACGATTAAAAATCAAATCAGCGGAATCAAGGATGTGTCGCCATCGTCTTCAGGACGCGGGCAGATCACTTACCTGAATAAAAACTGGAATACACAGGTCATGGGTGTGGCGCCAGCCTATGAACAAATGCGCGCAAGCACGCCGATTTTTGGCCGCTTCTTTTCCGAGGAAGAAAATCAGCGCCGCACTCTTGTGGCGGTGATAGGAACCACAGTGGCCCGCGAGCTTTTCGGAGAAAAGTCCCCGATTGGCGAGATGATTAAAATCAACAAAGTGAATTTTCGAGTGATCGGGGTTCTGCCGGAAAAAGGAGCCGCAGGTCCGCAGGATCAGGATGACCGGATTCTGGTTCCCGTAGTGACGGCGATGTACCGCCTGTTTGGAAGAAACTATGTGGACTCGGTGGATATCGAAGTTCGCGATGCCGCTGACATTCCGGAGGTGCAGGATTCACTGCAGGAGCTGATGAACAAACGCCATCGGGTGCCAGTGTCATCGCAAGGCGATGCGTTTAATGTTTTCAATATGGCCGATATTCAACAGGCGCTGAATTCCACCAGTCAGACCTTGTCGATGCTGCTGGCGTCGATTGCGGCAATTTCTTTGGTGGTGGGTGGTATCGGGATCATGAACATCATGCTGGTGTCCGTGACGGAACGAACCAAAGAAATCGGCCTGCGCAAAGCCATCGGTGCCCGCCGCCGGGATATTCTTTTGCAGTTCCTGGCAGAATCCATTGTGGTCAGTGTGTGTGGGGGGCTTTTGGGCATAGCTCTGGGGGTTGGATTCTCGCTGTTGATTTCCAAGGTTCTGGGGTGGTCGACGGTGGTTTCTGCGGGCTCCGTGATACTTTCTTTTGGATTTTCTGCCCTGATTGGGATCGTTTTCGGCAGTTATCCAGCCAGCAAGGCGTCAAAACTGCACCCAATTGAAGCGCTTCGATATGAATAA
- the mutT gene encoding 8-oxo-dGTP diphosphatase MutT: MTDDSAVESKQKKSKIRKGHWIPVVAGFLRKDGKILVGQRPENNSLAGQWEFPGGKIENGETPEEALARELNEELGIEAEVGELKLACTHSYGDVGILILFYEILYWKGEPRAKHHMMLEWIHPEELKHRNIPEANRKILHKIYKALGLEWRK; the protein is encoded by the coding sequence ATGACGGACGATAGCGCAGTTGAATCAAAGCAAAAAAAATCTAAAATCCGCAAGGGTCATTGGATCCCGGTGGTGGCTGGATTTCTGCGTAAAGACGGCAAGATCCTGGTGGGCCAGCGTCCTGAAAACAACTCTTTGGCCGGCCAATGGGAATTCCCGGGCGGCAAGATTGAAAACGGCGAAACCCCTGAAGAAGCTTTGGCCCGCGAACTGAATGAAGAGCTCGGTATTGAGGCCGAGGTCGGTGAATTGAAGCTGGCCTGCACGCATTCCTACGGAGATGTAGGGATTCTCATATTGTTCTATGAAATCCTGTATTGGAAGGGCGAGCCTCGGGCCAAGCATCACATGATGCTGGAATGGATCCATCCGGAAGAACTCAAACACCGCAATATCCCCGAAGCCAACCGCAAAATCCTTCACAAGATCTATAAAGCGTTGGGACTGGAATGGCGAAAATAA
- a CDS encoding efflux RND transporter periplasmic adaptor subunit — translation MKSSTKKLSWILGGLVVVVAAGFYLWKKEDGNAPAFREIPVTAGDLDVTILSTGTVQPKNRLEIKAPVAGRIEQILAKEGQQIRKGQILAWMSSTERAAMLDAARAQGAAEYKKWSELYLATPVIAPIAGTLILKNVEPGQTFTNTDAIFVMSDRLTVKAQVDETDIAQIKLKEKATIVLDAYPQSPLPATVDQIAFDATTVNNVTTYLVDVIPDKTPDFMRSGMTANVTFTIASKKGILLVPSEALRVSQGRTEVLVKVPGSKPALREVRTGITDGRNTEVVEGLDEGDVVLVTQFKLGEKSAGGSNPFGPPSTPRRGRQ, via the coding sequence ATGAAATCATCAACCAAGAAACTAAGCTGGATCCTGGGGGGCCTTGTCGTCGTTGTCGCTGCGGGCTTTTACCTTTGGAAAAAGGAAGATGGCAATGCGCCGGCCTTTCGTGAAATCCCGGTCACCGCAGGTGATTTGGACGTGACGATTCTTTCCACGGGCACGGTGCAACCGAAAAACCGCCTTGAAATCAAAGCTCCGGTTGCGGGCCGCATTGAACAGATTCTGGCCAAAGAGGGCCAGCAGATCCGCAAGGGTCAGATCCTGGCCTGGATGAGTTCCACCGAACGAGCCGCCATGTTGGACGCCGCCCGCGCACAAGGGGCGGCAGAGTACAAAAAATGGTCGGAACTTTATCTGGCAACGCCGGTGATTGCGCCGATTGCAGGAACTTTGATTCTGAAAAACGTCGAACCCGGCCAGACCTTCACCAACACCGATGCCATTTTTGTGATGTCCGACCGTTTGACGGTGAAAGCACAGGTGGATGAAACGGATATCGCACAAATCAAGCTGAAGGAAAAGGCGACCATCGTTCTGGATGCGTATCCGCAAAGCCCATTGCCCGCGACCGTGGATCAGATCGCCTTTGATGCGACCACGGTTAATAACGTCACCACTTATCTGGTGGATGTGATCCCGGACAAAACCCCGGACTTCATGCGAAGCGGGATGACGGCGAATGTGACTTTTACGATCGCTTCAAAGAAGGGTATTTTGCTGGTGCCAAGTGAAGCCTTGCGTGTCAGTCAGGGGCGCACCGAAGTTCTGGTGAAAGTACCAGGCTCCAAGCCTGCTCTGCGTGAAGTTCGCACGGGCATCACCGATGGTCGCAATACCGAAGTGGTGGAAGGCTTGGATGAAGGTGATGTGGTTTTGGTGACTCAGTTCAAGCTGGGCGAAAAATCTGCCGGTGGTTCCAATCCATTTGGTCCGCCGTCAACTCCACGCCGGGGCCGCCAATGA
- a CDS encoding glycosyltransferase family 4 protein — protein sequence MAKKSRLPETLNICLTSQRFPILSRATDHGFLWPIARGLAREGHKVTVLAASSALKKPEVTRDGVKVFYLHEGAKNLSHLNFQMAVRQKFAQLHKEDPFHIVHSIDKSGYRIATRKDDFKVAVAYDVEATQMSQLFAILAMKQDTLGSMLTTAVATAYKFLTTYYGGDRQLLSTADGIFVTNPQQRIILERYYLYPDFHTYTVPYGIELGDLTPKEKSLELRKKLGIPENAHVAVSITDMTDVQEVIPLLRAFEKVAIKKPGSYLLLVGNGPKFKDIEFQVLNLALGNRVILTGAIPAGELEDYIVLGDAFVNMGSRTTGFEPSTLEAMAQKKVVLGSEVSPIANIIEDGRDGFLLRPADVDSMSNLLVEIFSGTMPADEIGDRARQKVVDLFDTAKMVQSVLDAYRKILLNTGLYKKH from the coding sequence ATGGCCAAAAAGTCCCGACTGCCGGAAACACTCAATATCTGTCTGACGTCCCAACGTTTTCCGATTCTCAGTCGTGCCACCGATCATGGTTTCTTGTGGCCGATCGCCCGTGGTTTGGCCCGCGAAGGCCACAAAGTCACAGTTCTTGCCGCCAGTTCTGCACTGAAAAAACCGGAAGTCACCCGTGATGGCGTGAAGGTGTTTTATCTTCACGAAGGTGCGAAAAATCTTTCGCATCTGAACTTCCAAATGGCTGTTCGTCAGAAGTTTGCACAACTGCACAAGGAAGACCCGTTTCACATCGTCCACAGCATTGATAAGTCCGGCTATCGCATCGCCACCCGCAAAGATGATTTCAAAGTGGCGGTGGCCTATGACGTTGAAGCGACTCAGATGTCCCAGCTTTTTGCCATTTTGGCGATGAAGCAAGACACACTGGGAAGCATGCTGACCACGGCGGTCGCAACGGCGTATAAATTTCTGACCACTTACTATGGTGGGGACCGTCAGTTGCTTTCCACCGCCGACGGCATCTTTGTCACCAATCCCCAGCAGCGCATTATTCTGGAAAGATATTATCTTTATCCGGATTTCCACACCTACACGGTGCCTTATGGGATTGAACTTGGAGACCTGACGCCGAAAGAAAAGTCCCTGGAATTGCGTAAGAAACTGGGAATTCCTGAAAATGCCCACGTCGCCGTTTCAATCACCGACATGACCGATGTGCAGGAAGTGATCCCTTTGCTGCGGGCCTTTGAAAAAGTCGCCATCAAAAAACCAGGCAGTTACCTGTTGTTGGTCGGCAACGGCCCGAAATTCAAAGACATTGAATTCCAGGTTTTGAACCTGGCCCTGGGGAACCGCGTGATTCTGACCGGAGCGATTCCGGCCGGAGAGCTGGAAGATTATATCGTTTTGGGCGATGCCTTTGTGAATATGGGCTCCCGAACCACGGGTTTTGAGCCCTCCACCCTGGAAGCAATGGCCCAAAAGAAGGTCGTTTTGGGCTCGGAAGTGTCCCCAATCGCCAATATTATCGAGGACGGACGGGATGGATTCCTGCTTCGCCCGGCGGATGTGGACTCTATGTCGAACCTATTGGTCGAGATCTTCTCAGGGACCATGCCGGCGGATGAGATCGGCGATCGGGCCCGCCAGAAGGTCGTTGACCTGTTTGATACGGCCAAAATGGTCCAGTCCGTGCTTGATGCTTACCGTAAAATCCTGCTCAACACGGGTCTGTATAAGAAGCATTGA
- a CDS encoding S1 family peptidase, with the protein MILSVLMLVSCQPVQQPLTQTGTDSPAIIGGEIASAGEFPFMVNIWFNDPKENYISHHCGGSLIASRWVLTAAHCVLEDESETRQRIVAPGKLMLFIGGIAQSGQDGRSLKIRSIQVHPDFSWPKSDIALIELSEAVTNIKPIELNAVDLGTSTQRVLIAGWGLTDNEGLKESPRLKKLEAPLLPRSQCALDDFPKKRDYELGPETLCIDTFKHQQSSCPGDSGGPVVLQQNGHAIQVGVVSWGSACSGFRAKGSSVGGYAAVSHALPWIQKILSGSK; encoded by the coding sequence ATGATTCTTTCAGTCCTGATGCTGGTGTCTTGCCAGCCCGTGCAACAACCTTTGACACAAACGGGGACCGACTCCCCGGCCATTATTGGCGGGGAAATCGCTTCTGCGGGTGAATTCCCATTTATGGTCAATATCTGGTTTAATGACCCCAAGGAAAATTACATCTCTCACCACTGCGGAGGCAGCCTGATCGCTTCCCGCTGGGTGCTGACGGCGGCTCACTGCGTGCTTGAGGATGAATCCGAAACTCGCCAGCGCATCGTGGCCCCCGGCAAATTGATGCTGTTTATTGGTGGCATTGCCCAGTCGGGGCAGGATGGTCGTTCCTTAAAAATTCGCTCTATCCAAGTTCATCCTGATTTTAGCTGGCCAAAATCTGATATTGCTCTGATCGAACTTTCCGAAGCGGTCACCAACATCAAGCCCATTGAATTGAACGCTGTTGATTTAGGCACTTCAACCCAAAGGGTTTTGATCGCCGGATGGGGTCTTACGGACAACGAAGGACTTAAAGAAAGCCCCCGGCTGAAAAAACTGGAAGCACCTTTGCTTCCCCGCAGCCAGTGTGCTTTGGATGACTTCCCGAAAAAGAGAGACTACGAGCTGGGGCCGGAAACACTCTGCATTGACACTTTCAAGCATCAACAGTCCTCGTGCCCAGGTGACAGCGGAGGACCTGTAGTCCTTCAGCAAAATGGTCATGCAATACAAGTTGGTGTGGTCAGTTGGGGTTCGGCTTGTTCTGGATTCCGCGCCAAGGGATCCTCGGTCGGTGGATATGCTGCCGTATCCCACGCCCTTCCGTGGATTCAAAAGATCCTGAGCGGCAGCAAATAG
- a CDS encoding HU family DNA-binding protein, whose translation MTKADLINLISEKAGITRVKAETVVNTIFDSMVEALMRDDRIEIRGFGSFVNRQYGAYKGRNPRTGEIINVDEKKLPFFKVGKELKEDINGGPEEKG comes from the coding sequence ATGACAAAAGCAGATTTGATAAATTTGATTTCTGAAAAAGCGGGTATCACCCGTGTAAAAGCAGAAACTGTAGTAAACACTATTTTCGATTCTATGGTGGAAGCTTTGATGCGCGATGACCGTATTGAAATCCGTGGCTTCGGTTCATTTGTGAACCGTCAGTACGGTGCCTACAAGGGTCGTAATCCACGCACTGGCGAAATCATCAACGTCGATGAAAAGAAACTTCCGTTCTTCAAAGTTGGTAAAGAACTGAAAGAAGACATCAACGGCGGCCCGGAAGAAAAGGGCTAA
- a CDS encoding TolC family protein, with the protein MTLSSAPVLAANVYTFADCLDLVKKNNAELVAAEQSLDSARYNLNAAYSNYLPQISANLGYQKGETDQVESEGYTATLNATQNVFNGFSDMAKVSENEGKLKVAEASLRTVKAKISYDLKSAFANVIYAQESLKLTKSIQKRRADNLNMVELRFQSGRENKGSVLLSKAYLKQAQLDVLKAENFFNTSRSSLIRVTGLSPDAEFEVQGRAPESNPPSVTPSFAKLAEQTPERQQAQGQIQSAEAGLSSSRSEFLPSLDLSGSVGNTGESWYPDRDRWSVGATLSWSLFSGGKDYFTNKSAFAQKLVAENTWKNSELEIIVKLRQAFAEFTEAVEQVKVSDAFVEAGSVRAEIGRSKYNNGLTTFDDWDKIENDLISYQKDQTLKRRDRVVAEANWEKTQGVGVLP; encoded by the coding sequence ATGACTCTGTCATCCGCTCCTGTGCTGGCGGCGAATGTCTATACATTTGCCGACTGTCTGGATCTGGTGAAGAAAAACAATGCCGAACTTGTCGCTGCCGAGCAGAGCCTGGATTCGGCCCGCTACAACCTGAACGCTGCTTACAGCAACTATCTGCCGCAGATTTCCGCGAACCTGGGATATCAAAAAGGCGAGACCGATCAGGTGGAAAGCGAAGGCTATACGGCGACTTTGAATGCCACTCAGAATGTCTTTAATGGATTTTCCGATATGGCCAAGGTGTCAGAAAATGAGGGCAAGCTGAAGGTGGCCGAAGCCAGCCTGCGCACGGTAAAGGCAAAAATCAGCTATGATCTGAAATCCGCTTTCGCCAATGTCATTTATGCCCAGGAATCCCTGAAGCTGACCAAAAGTATTCAGAAACGCCGGGCAGACAATTTGAACATGGTTGAACTGCGTTTTCAAAGCGGGCGCGAGAACAAAGGTTCGGTGCTTCTGTCCAAAGCCTACCTGAAACAAGCCCAGTTGGATGTGCTGAAAGCCGAAAACTTCTTTAACACCTCTCGCAGCTCCCTGATTCGTGTGACGGGTTTAAGTCCCGATGCAGAATTTGAAGTTCAAGGCAGAGCCCCGGAAAGCAATCCTCCCTCTGTGACTCCATCCTTTGCAAAGCTTGCAGAGCAAACCCCGGAACGCCAACAGGCCCAAGGGCAGATTCAAAGTGCCGAAGCGGGTTTAAGCAGTTCCCGATCTGAATTTTTACCGTCTTTGGATTTAAGTGGCTCTGTGGGTAACACGGGGGAAAGCTGGTATCCGGACCGTGATCGCTGGAGTGTTGGAGCCACCTTGTCCTGGTCTCTCTTTTCAGGCGGTAAAGACTATTTCACCAACAAGAGCGCCTTCGCTCAAAAGCTGGTCGCCGAAAACACCTGGAAGAATTCAGAACTTGAAATCATCGTGAAGCTTCGCCAGGCTTTCGCGGAATTCACTGAAGCGGTAGAACAGGTCAAAGTCAGCGATGCCTTTGTCGAAGCGGGCAGCGTGCGTGCCGAAATCGGGCGCAGCAAATACAACAATGGTCTGACGACCTTTGACGACTGGGACAAGATTGAAAATGATCTGATTTCCTATCAAAAGGATCAGACCTTAAAACGCCGTGATCGGGTGGTGGCGGAAGCCAACTGGGAAAAAACACAAGGTGTAGGAGTGCTGCCATGA
- a CDS encoding tail fiber domain-containing protein, translated as MEKTARLGIFLGILLLAQSLFASPKTLNYQGRILRSDGTALEYNNVSFAFEFTNETGTCVLYREQRNTINMQGSKGVFDIPIGEGTKLYPSTIGYSLQDVFNNSITHTCDGGATYTPAVDALRVLRVQFHDGSGWKAITPNNIIRSVPFSNYAHSATLLGDKLPTDFVLKNSISTCASGQYLTYDGADFVCQNDAGGAGMVSDVNVTAPYLAKSGTASIPVISVNVGTGAGTLAAGNDARFLNAEKIRGQDVSATLATSGQVLKMNGSSTWVPATLTSADISGLTTSLNNKIDATMFPASCTAGQSLVFVTPANKFDCYSISITEAQITGSISGAKISGNISGKASGINGILPVSEGGTGSGVTLNNNRLMVSSAGKIVEATALTDGQILIGKTGDAPQAANIQAGSGVSITNGAGGITISATGTGGTITGVTAGTGLSGGGGSGNVTLNLANTTVTAGTYGTATKVPQVVVDAQGRLTAVTEVTVSGVAPAGTAGGDLGGAYPNPDVVKLRGKAISATAPTTAGQLLRYDGTNYVPNFLSLADIRSTVTPANTIFPAAGCGADKTLNWSVLTDTFTCQNISITESGISGTIASGKLNFGTPAAKTFWAAPTGAAGAPTFRTLAAADLPTSGVSAGTYSSVTVDIYGRVTAATNPTTAAGYGITDAFIQNGNSFGATAVLGTNDAQSLQFETNGAARMTLLSTGAVGIGTTAPTSKLHVVEQGNTTVQADAYGAASPYFFGRQAGGTVGAPTNSTINRWLVGMAGAGYGASQFASSSTGVVAVFAEEDFTNTSMKTGIQFWTTPSGSVNKAERVRITGDGNVGIGTTNPTADLVVTDGGTAAPYVSVDKLAVIGNSNTVLQVTAPNTAASALYFSDPDSRDPGGISYSHTNDQMSFRAGNAFHMFLGNTGYLGIGTSSPETDLHVYSSGNSGALHPQRAGVIAEAEGADVGARFAARHYGPTEVPMFIAYKAKGTKAAPTAVTTGMGLMALVPAAYDGTNWVNSSGSTDSMTVLSTEDWSATARGNKINFATVANGTTQGLVRMTVDNNGRVGVGTSAPATHLHVNSGDAYTTITNQSTAAGGQAWRWYSSSTGAPLGANAMCFGVGTCLFTLKTDGTAVLAGTLTQGSDRRLKRDIATINSALDSILQINGVTYNWIDPSKGDQREVGLIAQEVEKVFPEVVKTDAKGLKSVAYQNLVSPIIQAIKEFYSEWQSDSQTLHAKVNQQEKEISALKEENKALKSRVDQIDVMKKALCDKDASLEFCSK; from the coding sequence ATGGAAAAAACGGCACGTCTTGGAATATTTCTTGGGATCCTATTGTTGGCTCAAAGTCTTTTTGCGTCGCCCAAAACCCTGAACTATCAAGGTCGCATCCTGCGCAGTGATGGAACTGCATTAGAGTACAACAACGTCAGCTTTGCTTTTGAGTTCACCAACGAAACGGGCACGTGTGTACTTTACCGAGAACAAAGAAACACCATCAATATGCAGGGATCCAAAGGGGTGTTCGATATTCCTATTGGAGAAGGCACAAAACTTTATCCTTCCACCATCGGCTATTCCCTGCAGGATGTCTTTAATAATTCCATCACTCATACCTGTGATGGTGGTGCCACTTACACTCCCGCTGTGGATGCGCTCAGAGTCTTAAGAGTGCAGTTTCATGACGGCAGCGGTTGGAAGGCGATCACTCCCAACAATATCATTCGCTCTGTTCCCTTTTCCAACTATGCTCACTCGGCGACTCTTTTGGGTGACAAACTGCCGACGGATTTCGTTCTTAAGAATTCCATTTCAACTTGTGCAAGCGGCCAGTATCTGACCTATGATGGCGCTGATTTCGTCTGTCAAAACGATGCCGGTGGAGCTGGCATGGTGTCGGATGTAAATGTCACCGCGCCGTATTTGGCGAAGTCCGGAACCGCCAGCATCCCGGTGATTTCTGTCAACGTGGGTACAGGTGCAGGCACTTTGGCTGCCGGGAACGATGCGCGCTTTCTGAACGCAGAAAAAATCCGGGGACAGGATGTCAGTGCGACTCTTGCAACATCCGGCCAGGTTTTGAAGATGAATGGTTCCAGCACCTGGGTGCCGGCGACCTTGACCTCTGCTGATATTTCCGGATTGACGACATCTTTGAATAACAAAATTGATGCGACAATGTTCCCGGCGTCCTGTACGGCGGGGCAGTCCCTGGTTTTTGTGACTCCGGCGAACAAGTTTGACTGTTATAGTATTTCTATCACCGAAGCCCAGATCACCGGATCCATTTCCGGGGCCAAGATTTCTGGGAATATTTCCGGAAAAGCTTCTGGGATCAACGGCATTTTGCCGGTCAGCGAAGGCGGTACCGGAAGTGGTGTGACCCTGAACAACAACCGCCTGATGGTTTCATCAGCGGGTAAAATTGTTGAAGCCACAGCTTTGACTGATGGACAGATTCTGATTGGAAAAACCGGCGATGCCCCACAAGCTGCCAACATTCAGGCGGGTTCCGGGGTCAGCATCACCAATGGGGCTGGCGGGATCACCATCAGCGCCACAGGCACCGGAGGCACCATCACAGGAGTCACGGCCGGAACCGGTTTAAGCGGTGGTGGCGGCTCGGGCAATGTGACCTTGAATCTGGCCAACACGACTGTCACGGCAGGCACCTATGGAACGGCCACGAAAGTGCCGCAAGTGGTGGTGGATGCGCAAGGGCGTCTGACTGCCGTGACCGAAGTCACGGTTTCCGGTGTGGCCCCGGCGGGAACAGCCGGGGGCGACCTGGGTGGAGCTTATCCGAATCCGGATGTGGTCAAACTTCGTGGCAAAGCCATTTCAGCAACGGCGCCGACAACGGCCGGTCAGTTGCTTCGCTATGATGGAACGAACTATGTTCCCAACTTCCTAAGTCTTGCAGATATCCGTTCGACGGTGACTCCGGCCAACACTATTTTCCCGGCAGCGGGTTGTGGTGCGGATAAAACTTTGAACTGGTCCGTATTGACTGACACCTTCACCTGTCAAAACATTTCGATCACAGAAAGCGGGATCTCAGGCACGATTGCTTCAGGGAAACTGAACTTCGGAACTCCGGCAGCTAAGACCTTCTGGGCGGCTCCGACGGGGGCGGCGGGAGCTCCGACGTTTAGAACTCTGGCGGCAGCGGATCTGCCGACCAGCGGAGTTTCAGCGGGTACTTATTCTTCCGTGACGGTGGATATCTATGGGCGTGTGACCGCGGCGACAAATCCAACCACGGCTGCGGGCTATGGAATCACCGATGCGTTTATTCAGAATGGAAATTCGTTTGGGGCCACTGCGGTGTTGGGAACGAATGATGCGCAAAGCCTGCAGTTTGAAACAAACGGAGCGGCTCGCATGACTTTGCTATCGACCGGTGCTGTGGGCATTGGTACGACGGCACCGACTTCCAAATTGCACGTCGTAGAGCAGGGAAATACAACTGTCCAGGCTGATGCTTACGGGGCCGCTTCGCCTTATTTCTTCGGAAGGCAGGCCGGTGGTACCGTCGGAGCACCTACAAACAGCACCATCAATCGCTGGTTGGTCGGGATGGCTGGGGCAGGATATGGAGCCAGTCAATTTGCGAGTTCTTCCACGGGTGTCGTGGCGGTGTTTGCGGAAGAGGACTTTACAAACACTTCGATGAAAACAGGAATTCAATTCTGGACAACGCCAAGTGGAAGTGTCAACAAAGCGGAACGCGTGCGTATTACTGGTGATGGAAATGTGGGGATTGGAACCACCAATCCGACGGCGGACCTGGTGGTGACCGACGGAGGAACCGCGGCACCGTATGTCTCTGTCGACAAGCTGGCCGTGATCGGTAACTCCAATACTGTGCTGCAGGTGACGGCGCCCAACACGGCAGCTTCAGCGCTTTACTTCTCGGATCCTGACAGCCGCGATCCAGGCGGGATTTCTTATTCACACACCAATGATCAGATGTCATTCAGAGCAGGTAACGCCTTCCATATGTTCCTGGGAAACACGGGGTATTTGGGAATTGGAACGTCCAGTCCCGAAACCGACCTGCATGTTTATAGCTCTGGTAACAGCGGGGCTTTGCATCCTCAGCGTGCGGGTGTCATAGCGGAGGCCGAAGGTGCCGATGTGGGCGCTCGATTCGCGGCCCGTCACTATGGACCGACTGAAGTTCCGATGTTTATCGCATACAAAGCAAAAGGTACAAAGGCCGCACCGACTGCTGTGACGACAGGAATGGGGCTGATGGCGCTGGTGCCAGCGGCTTATGATGGTACAAACTGGGTGAACAGCAGTGGCTCGACGGATTCAATGACAGTTCTTTCCACTGAAGACTGGTCCGCGACCGCACGTGGAAATAAGATTAATTTTGCCACCGTGGCCAATGGGACCACTCAAGGCTTGGTTCGCATGACAGTGGATAACAACGGTCGAGTGGGTGTCGGAACCTCGGCTCCGGCGACCCACCTGCATGTGAATTCCGGTGATGCCTACACGACGATTACCAATCAGAGCACAGCCGCCGGGGGCCAGGCTTGGAGATGGTACTCATCTTCGACGGGAGCTCCGCTGGGTGCCAATGCCATGTGCTTCGGTGTGGGCACATGCTTGTTTACTTTGAAAACGGATGGGACAGCGGTTCTGGCCGGGACTTTGACTCAAGGATCAGACCGTCGTTTGAAGCGTGATATTGCGACGATCAACAGCGCGTTGGATTCTATTCTGCAAATCAACGGGGTGACTTATAACTGGATCGATCCGTCCAAGGGTGACCAGCGTGAAGTGGGTTTGATTGCCCAGGAAGTTGAAAAGGTCTTCCCTGAAGTGGTCAAGACGGATGCGAAGGGCCTGAAGTCCGTGGCCTATCAGAATCTGGTGTCGCCCATTATCCAGGCGATCAAAGAGTTTTATTCTGAATGGCAAAGCGATTCGCAGACTTTGCACGCAAAAGTGAATCAGCAGGAAAAAGAGATCAGCGCGTTGAAGGAAGAAAACAAAGCCCTGAAATCGCGCGTGGATCAAATCGATGTGATGAAAAAAGCACTTTGTGACAAGGACGCTTCGTTGGAATTCTGCTCGAAATAG